The Molothrus ater isolate BHLD 08-10-18 breed brown headed cowbird chromosome 33, BPBGC_Mater_1.1, whole genome shotgun sequence sequence CGCAGGCGCTGAAGGTCTGGCAGGGCCGGGATGGCTCCAGGGTGTGGTGCAGGAACACCGAGCCCAGCGGGGGCTGCAGCGGGTCTGGGGTGCCCCGGTAGGGACGGGCACCCCACAGGCAGCGTGGCATGATGGCCGGGCACTCTGCGGGGACAACAGCAGAGTGTTCCCTGAGATCCTAGGGACATGgcagaggggacatgggggggacatggggtTTGATGGGGACACAGTAGAGTCTGCATTAGGACAAGGGGCTTGACGGAcccttggggacatggtgaTGTCCACATGGGGACAAGGTCATTTGGGGACAAGAGGCCATTTGGGTACAAGGGGCTTGGAATcacagcagaggctgtgtgGAGACACAGGGGGTGATAATCTTTGTCTGGGAGGTGACAACGCCCATTTAGGTGGTGACAGTCCCTGTTTGAAGGGTGACGCTCCCGTTTAGGGGGTAACAATCCCTGTCTGGGAGATGACAACTACTGTTTAGGGGGTGACAACTCTGTTTGGGGAGGACAATACCCATTTGAGCAGTGACAATCCGTATTTGGGAGATCACAATGCCCATTTGTGCAGTGGCAATCCCTGTTTAGGGGGTGACAACCCCTGTCTGGGAAGTGACAACCCCAGTTTGGGAGGTATCAACCCCATTTATGAGATGCCACCCCACCCGTACCCCACCCGTACCCACGTAGCGCTCGCTGAACTCCCGCGCTGCCCTATGAGCCACGGCCGCcaccccctgtgtccccacgtCTCTCAGGAGCTCCGAGGTGGGCGACAGCgtcctcagcagctccaaaaCCGCTGCCACCTCCTTCTCCAGACGTCCCTGTCCCGCCAGTGCCCCAAAATTCCGGCGCCGGTAACTGCTGGGGGGTCTCCCCACTTCCGAGCCATTCCCAGTCCCGTAGTAGCCCCGAAGCAGTTCGGTCACCGGGAGGGGTCCCCGGGCCAGCCGCGCCCCCAGGACCGCCCCATCCATGGCCCCGATGGCCACAGGGTCGGGGACAGGGGACGGGGGACCCCTCAAGGTGTAATTTTGGGGATTCTCCACGTCGTCCCAGCAGCCGCCGGGTCCCAACGCGGTGGCGTTGTGGTCACTCCCCTGCGCCAGCAGGAAGGATGTCCCCAAAGCCTCGGTGATGGTGACAGCCAAGAGGGGGTCGGCGGGCGGGTcgagggtggggaggggtcgCTCAAACCCGCCGGATCTCAGCCCCGCCTCGATGCCGGCCAGGAGGGGACCGAGGGCCACCGTGGAGCCGTCGGGCGCCAGCACCGCCCCCAGCTCCGGTGTCGCCGGGTCGTGGTGGAGGAGCTCGGTCAGGAGCTGCCATTGGCCCGGGGTGAGAGCCGGGGGGCGTTCGGGGGTCCCGAGGGGCCCGCCCAGCACCGCCCGGCACCCCGGGGTGCTGCAGACTCCCAGCCGCCTCACCAAGGCCGCGGCGGCGCCGGGGGAGCCGCCCCGGGCTGGGGACTCGAGGGCATCCAGGATGTCGAGCACCGAGTCCATGTGGCGTGGGGGGACAgttggggacacagctggggacacgcCTGGGGGGATAGGGGGTGGGGGGTGAGGGGGGTTaagggggtggggagggggttgGAAGAGGGAGAGGCACCCAAAAATGTGCCACAAGCAAGGGGAGGGCACCCAAAATGGGGGGAAAGGACccaaaaaaggggggaaatcaCCCCAAATAAGGGGAAAAGACCCAAACCCGGGGGAAAGGACCCATAATAAGGGGAAAGGACCCAAAATAGGGCAAAAGGACCCAAAAGAGGGGGAAGGACCtaaaagaaggggaaagaacCCAAAATAAGGGCGAAAGGAACCAAAACAGGGTGAAAGGATCCAGGGAAAGGATCCAAAATAAGGGGGAACAGACCCAAAAGAGAGGAGAACGACccaaaatcagaggaaaaaaggtgTCCTAGGGTGTTGTGGGATGTCGTGGCATGTTCTtacctgtgccagggtgggcGCAGatgctcagtgccagcagcagccacgggaACATCCTGCAGGACACGGTGACTCCTTGAGGGACACAAGGACACCCTGTGGAACCAGGGGACACCCTGCAGGACATGGCCCCGGGGCCTTGGGGACTTTGACCCCACAGGGACACAtgggggagggacagggacacagggaaggggacagggagacatggggaggagggaacacggggaaagggacagggagacatggaaaaggacagggacacacgaggggaggggacggggacacatggggaggagggggcacAATGCCACCAGGACACACATCAGGGACAATGTCACCACACCTGTGGGAACACTGCCACCATGACATGTCAGCGCATGAAGCCACCAGGATATATCAGGGGACGCTGTCACCAAGCCATGTGATCCCTCCAGGTGACACTGAcccttgtcctgtccccagcctgttcCCAGGGGCAGTTGGGGTCCCCTGAGTGCAGTggctctgggacaccctggTGGCTGTCACCTGCTTCTGGGCCACTTGTCACCAGCTGAACAAGTTCCCTGTCCCCCCCTAGTGGGTGGTGAAATTCAGCTGGGACACCGTAGTGGTGACAGTGGGAACATAGTGGCAGGAACTGCATCAGGCAGTGCTTTGCCATGGCCAAGATGAAGATGCTGGTGGCACTGTGGTGGCACTGACACTGTCTCAGTGTGTGACCCCACCCATGTCcatgtccctccatgtccccatccATGTCTGTGTCCCCTCATGTCCTCATCCATGAGGGGGATGTCCacatccatgtccatgtcccccatgtccccatgcaTGGCCATGTCGCCATCCATGGCCATGTCCCCCCACGTCATTGTTCCCCACCCATGCCTTTGTtaaacatctttatttttaccCCAGTTCCAGGGGTTTCAAAGGgatgaacaaaaatgaaaaaaaaatcaaggctaAACCAAAAGGATTTATGTGTCTGTGCCAGTTGAGCATCCACGTGCTTACATGGGTGGAAGAACCTTTTTAGATGGGATTTCCATCCCACTGTCTCCAAAATTGTGAGTTTTGCCCCAATATATCCCCATTTTGCTGTGGAAGATGCCTGTGGGCCAGAGAGAATTAAAACAATGGATTTATGTTCGAGAAGACCTCTGAGGCCATCCAGTGTTGCTTGATGCCACCAGAAGATGCAAAAGGTGAGATTTTTCTGGGGACGGAAGTTGACAAATCTGCTCTCCACAATGGATTTCTGATGTTGGTCTGTGGATGTGTCCAGGTGCCCACAGGGAGACAGGAGGATGTAGAGCCCCCCAGCCAGGGGTCTTCCCAATATGGATCACCAGGACCATGGATCACCAGCTCATCCTGAAGTTCTTCCCACCCTCTCCACACTTGTAGGATCTTTCCCCAGTGTGGATTCTCCAGTGGTAGATCAGAGTTGAGCTCTGGttgaagctcttcccacattctgATCGCTTGTGGGGCTGCTCATGGAcacccagctctgagctctggcctGAAGCTGCTCATGGACACCCAGCTCTGAGGTCTGGCCTAtctccagctgcatttctggCCCAGGGTGGGTTTTTCCTCCTCACagatcccagggctgggtttaCAGCCCCTCCTCATAAAGAATCTCTGaggcttttcctcccttttgGATTTCTGCAACATGGAGCTGCTCAAAATGGCCTCTGCCACGAGGTTCTGCTGCGGGGATTTGTCCTAcctggtctccatcctcagctccatcctctgtctgggggaggaaggacaaggagaggatgggatttgcctccgtgccagagggaagggaaaggagatcccccccctccatcccaggcagcaccggggttgtcctgcagctgggggcagtactgggctgggagatggagcaggagggagggggaaaggggcactgacttcctcctcaactgcctgggtgtcctgggacatcttcctcttcctcgtGGTCGTCTCCCCTTCTATCAGGTCaaggtttgggaatgggaaatcctgGTTTGCGGGGGAAAAACAAGGGGTGAGCTCATTGATGGTTTGATGGTCCTGCTACACAAGTCCAGTTCGACAAGTGACCACCCCTTTCAGCCTCGGGGGCCCAGACTTGGCTCATCTCCAGCCTCCCCCAACCTTTCCATCTACCGGGCGTCCCCTGGCTCCAGGATCGCCCCTCTGTGCTCTCCCCACTCCGGGGCTCCCGTGTTCTACCCTGGCTCTCTCCGGGGAATCCCTAACACCGATATCGCCCCTGTCCCCAAAGGTACTGCGCGATCGCTACCTGGGATCACTCTAGATCCCTCCAAAGTGGCATTTGCGGCTCAGCTTTGGGCTCCTGTGTTATAaataagaagcttgactaggccaatattcaagcagcaatcaatttattaacTAATATGGTAAAGTAAAAGCAATACAGCGCTGGGTACAGTGTGGGAAGTTTTCCCTTCAACTGCACACTGATAGCTGAGGCTTACAGGTATTAATAGGGGTACTCATaagctttctcagcagtttctattccaatttttactcatcagcagtttctcttccaaatttttacgtcacaattctatacactattgtgatttagtttttctcaggatgtatcccAAAAGGAGTATTCCCAGATGGTGATGGTCCggtttccaaaagaagaaagacgaatcccatctggtggagtccagctccccagatgtgggtccaccttttaattgcaaagactataaatctcataacagtgatgtccagcttcccttggtcGAAACTATAAATCCTTGaggtgatgttcatcttcctttcttgagctgcttttctctgtttcgTTAAGGCATGAGATAAGCATGtttcctttatatatattccaaagctatagtttcaaggatataagcaatattctaaaattatacttcaaaaggttattattgcaaAACTCTTTAAGGCTTAACTACAAGCAAAGAGCAACATCCTGAACACTTTAATTcaaatgctcctaaatcaactAAGGTTAATTGCGAACAAAAGATAAGTTCAAAGGCCTTCTTCCATGCTTTACTTTTCTCAGTTATTAGAATTCGTCTTTATAACTGTCCCATGGTCAGTTTCCACACATATCAcaatcacaaatacacacattgcCTGTATGTACCTGAcacgaaacacagctttgtatttcacaccTGCAAGATCCAAACATTCCCTGCCCcgcaaaaaaaccctcctggagACCCTGCGATGGACCTCCCCCTCTCCGGTCCCCTGCGGGTTCTGGGGGGGAAGCGATGCTGCCGGAGCCGGGGAAGCCTCAGCGGGCGGGCCGGGGAACATCGcggttttctgctgctgctgctcgtcttcctcttcctcttcctccttctcttcctcctctttttcctctttctaccGCTCCTCCTCCACTCTCAGCCCGGCCCGGGCAGGTGCCGACACCCAAAAGCAGCCGCGCTCTGCCCTGGGGGTATCTCCAAAACGGCCCCGCCCCACCCGGCACTGGGAGCGATACTGGGAACATTGGGAACGATGGTGAGAGCACCGGGCAGGAACTGGGAGCGCTCTCCCTGCCAGTCCCGCCCTTACTGGGAGCATTGGGAAGGAACTGGGAGCAAACAGCGCCCGGACGCGGCTGCAGCCGGCGGGGGCGGAGCTATGGAAATATCAGGGGGATCGCGTGCTGTGATTGGTGGGTGGGAGCAGTGCGGGGTTTCTCCGGTCACGTGAGGGGTGAGGCGGGCTGGAGCGATGGCGGCGGCGTCCGGTGCGAGGGGACCGGGATCGGGAATACGGGACAGAGACCGGGAATGGGACCGGGAATACAGGACAGGGGTCGGGAATAGGACTGGAAATACGGAAGTGGGAACGGGAACGGAATATGGGAAGGGGAGTAGGAATACGGAAACGGCAACCGGACTGAGAATATGGGATGAGGAGTAGGAAGAAAGGACCGGGATTGCGGACCGGAATAAGGGAGCGCGACTGGAAATGCGGGAACTTGAATATGGGAACGGGACCGGGAATGGGAATGTGGAAACGGAAGAGGGAATATAGAAATAGAAGTATGCCAACAGGAATGTGAGAACGGGAACAGGAAAGTTAGGGTATACGAGACTGAGAATATGGGAACGGCAACCAGACAGAGAATatgggacaggaacagggaatgAGACCGGGAATGGGATCCGGACTGAGATGGGAGCAGGACGGGACACGGGAAGGGGGTGGGGGGCACGGGAGTGACAGCAAGGAGAGGGACATCCGGGACAGGGGACATTAGGAACCTGGAGAGGGGGACGTGGGCATAGGTCCAGGGCAGTGGGTCCTtgagcagctgccccagaaCCTCCACCAGGGTCTCTCAGTGCAGCCAAAGCTGCTTGGCCCTGGTTTCCCAAAGCCCTGAGCAACTCCCAAGTCCCTTCTAGGAGCACTTCCTCCagcccacacagctcctgcaagtTCCTCCCATGGCACCGACCATGTCTTAGTTCAAGGTCTttatttttaccccatttttgGGTGTTTGGAAAGgacaaagagaaattaaaagaaaatcaaggtCACAGGAGCCTGGAAGAGGTGGAGCCCCCCCAGCCAGGTGTCTTCTCAATATGGATCACCAGGACCACGGatcaccagggctctgcccaaCGGGGGTCACTGGAGACCACCCAACGCTGATCCTCCCatgggggatggagctggagcagcgcaCGAAGCTCTTCCTGCACTCAGGGCACTCACAGAGCTTCCCTTAGTGGTGCCTCCGTTGGTGTTGGGTCAAGACTGAGCTGTGCCTGAAGCTCTTGACACTCAAGACTCTAGTATGGCCTCTCCACAGTGTGAATTCACTGATGTAGGAGATCGGAGCTGctctgaaacctcttcccatACTCAGGACACTCATAGGGCCTGTGGGACATcatgaggagcagggctgggatgtccTCTGGTGCCTGGGACATCACAAGGAGAGGAGCTTGGATGTGCTCTGGTGCCTGTAAATGTAGTAATCACATATCCTCTGAACAAAGAGAGAcagctctcccaggattttcctgggaagctgtgagaagctgcgagaaagcttagaaaaaagaattaaaacaattattatctctctttctgcaCATGTTGTTTATAGATATGATTTTCCAGAGTGTGCTATTCTTAGTTCACCAAGAGTGTGAGGTTTTTACTTTAAGACCAATCAGGTCTCAACTTAATGAGTTGGGTTATAAAAGATGCACTATTTTCTACTAAATGCCTTCTTTCCACCTTTTGAAGACTGGTGTCTTTGTTCCTGTCCCTAACTCAATGGCAACGTGTGAAATCCCAAGGGGAGGGTCACAGTGGGGCAgctctcagtgtccccagcaggtcACGCTGTCCAGTGCAGCCGTGCCAGCGCTCACTGCGCACttggggcaggctgggctggacggggcttgggGCACAAACACCGCCCTGGGActgggctctgcccctgcctctgCGGCCCAGCCCCTGGTGGGAGCACCTTGGGCAAGgcatggggctgctgctggcccagggggACAGGCCTTGCCCCCTGCCAGCTGCCCAGGCCCCTCTGATACCTgtgccacatccctgtgccTCCTGTCCCCGCTACTCCCTGCCACCCCTCACTCCATCAAAGCCCCACTCAACCTCTTCACAGTGAtctctggaaagaaagaaagaataaggAAAGGAAGTGTAGCTAGTTGACCctggatgccaggcacccaccaaagctACTCTCTTGCTCCCCTCCAGAGAtggacaggagagagaaaacagaatgaagACTTCATGGGTTGAGCTAAGGACTGGGACAGATCACTCAGCAGATACCATTGTTAGCGTTAGGAACACATAATCATGGAATgattatatgcaggtgcttt is a genomic window containing:
- the LOC118700744 gene encoding N-acetylmuramoyl-L-alanine amidase-like; amino-acid sequence: MFPWLLLALSICAHPGTAVSPTVPPRHMDSVLDILDALESPARGGSPGAAAALVRRLGVCSTPGCRAVLGGPLGTPERPPALTPGQWQLLTELLHHDPATPELGAVLAPDGSTVALGPLLAGIEAGLRSGGFERPLPTLDPPADPLLAVTITEALGTSFLLAQGSDHNATALGPGGCWDDVENPQNYTLRGPPSPVPDPVAIGAMDGAVLGARLARGPLPVTELLRGYYGTGNGSEVGRPPSSYRRRNFGALAGQGRLEKEVAAVLELLRTLSPTSELLRDVGTQGVAAVAHRAAREFSERYVECPAIMPRCLWGARPYRGTPDPLQPPLGSVFLHHTLEPSRPCQTFSACAHAMREMQRFHQDTRGWDDIGYSFVVGSDGYLYEGRGWHWVGAHTKGYNTQGFGVGIVGDFTAALPDPDTLALVRDELLPCAVRFGHIRPDFILRGHRQLGHTDCPGNALFEEIQSWPGFQRTPVARGLRMEVKALPATPEPPALLKNYKWRAAPVLGGQQAAIPKGAPKGTGTRGGQEGTRPPLQQYLHSEDRRRRHGGSGARAALGAQDGAGSQ